One stretch of Chryseobacterium sp. LJ668 DNA includes these proteins:
- a CDS encoding helix-turn-helix domain-containing protein: MKIGDNLKKLRESKGLTQQDMADLMHTHRTGYSKMENNQQDIPVDKLVFVAKHFGISVDDIIFFNEKNNVPNEVSMEDTAVLEQLKLINELDTEEKNILLKLIETFVSKKRFKDYLQKNIAAL; the protein is encoded by the coding sequence ATGAAGATAGGCGACAACTTAAAAAAACTCCGTGAGAGTAAAGGTTTAACACAACAAGATATGGCTGATCTGATGCATACGCACAGAACAGGATATTCTAAAATGGAAAACAACCAACAGGATATTCCTGTTGATAAATTGGTTTTTGTCGCTAAACATTTCGGGATTTCTGTTGATGATATTATTTTCTTCAATGAAAAAAATAATGTTCCCAACGAAGTTTCTATGGAAGATACCGCAGTTCTGGAACAACTAAAACTTATCAATGAACTCGATACTGAAGAAAAAAATATTCTCCTAAAACTTATTGAAACTTTCGTTTCTAAAAAACGTTTTAAAGATTATCTGCAGAAAAATATTGCTGCTCTATAA
- a CDS encoding RHS repeat-associated core domain-containing protein, with the protein MLDGTSSADTYYVYNDYNQLAYVIPPLAVAANAVDPTTLNNLCYQYKYDSRNRLVEKRLPGKGWEFMLYDKQDRLVATRDANLEAKGQWLYTKYDQFGRVVLTGISTGGTRTVEQSNVETFGSNNTPRISAVSYTSEGMDVYYRGFLTYPDNSKYVKLLSINYYDTYAPYSFNPAFPTTVSGVPVITDNSTGSNISTKSLAVMSFVKNIEDDNWTKNYTWYDTKGRVIGSHSINHLGGYTKTESELDFAGVPQQAITRHKRLDSDAEKVITENFTYDHQNRLLTHKHQVDNNPVEYLTQNEYNELSQLKNKKVGGTSLGSGLQSVDYAYNIRGWMTKINDPANLNDKLFGYEMKYVNPASTGGRYNGNITSVDWKKSITPGEESTLRRYEYNYDPLNRLTEASFSTPDSAVPTNGFFNEQVQYDLNGNLTHLWRTAPSFYGNSAELVDNLDYYYEGNMLTRINDGTGNPTGYEGGNNTNGYDANGNLTSMPDKKIDDIRYNYLNLPYQLKIDNYNKSLSYLYRADGTKLKKSFITSNSNGAMYSSSTEYLDGFHYASSTGDELWWAWYKETGEAYEPEAFINMIHGSSYNSVLKFLPTSEGFYDFENNEYIYQYKDHLGNVRVSYKNGIDNKLTVTDSNDYYPFGMNFIRNPEAEAYFGTGSYKNYKYNGKELQETGMYDYGARFYMPDIGRWGVVDPLAETSRRFNPYAYAFNNPINFIDPDGREGLGWIDQRMKDGSQKVTYNANVNTVQEAMEAGYKNVYGVAETGEITNTSDGSVAYSLNADGTVTDAAGETHKGSLTTSGGINIEAKKAFDITNFLSHLGNTGGNFYANLGGAAPLNLENPFFRGDIDKLVSVDGYFGGIHNGLSRGDKGPPSLLNFMVDTMSLIDLAVSSMKGGNNSQISNDTVVMATFINGNKYDSAVIKVPKTGDIYQNWHNGNNYDETSNPNVRAKVDSVIKSGR; encoded by the coding sequence ATGCTGGATGGTACGAGCAGTGCCGATACGTATTATGTATACAATGATTACAATCAGCTGGCTTATGTGATCCCGCCGCTGGCTGTTGCGGCCAATGCAGTTGATCCGACAACCTTAAACAATTTATGCTATCAGTACAAGTACGATTCAAGAAACCGCCTGGTTGAAAAGAGGCTTCCGGGCAAAGGCTGGGAATTTATGCTGTACGACAAACAGGACCGTCTGGTTGCTACCAGGGATGCCAATCTTGAGGCGAAGGGACAGTGGCTGTATACGAAATATGATCAGTTCGGCCGTGTTGTGCTGACGGGGATCAGCACGGGAGGGACACGTACCGTTGAGCAGTCTAATGTGGAGACCTTTGGCAGTAACAATACCCCGAGAATCTCCGCCGTATCTTATACGAGTGAGGGGATGGATGTTTATTACCGGGGATTTTTAACCTATCCTGATAATTCCAAATATGTGAAGCTTTTAAGTATAAACTATTATGATACGTATGCCCCTTACAGTTTCAATCCTGCTTTTCCAACGACGGTTTCCGGTGTTCCTGTGATAACGGATAACAGTACGGGCAGCAATATCAGTACGAAGAGCCTTGCTGTGATGAGTTTTGTAAAAAACATTGAGGATGACAACTGGACCAAAAACTACACCTGGTACGACACCAAAGGAAGGGTGATCGGAAGCCATTCTATCAATCATTTAGGAGGCTATACCAAAACGGAATCTGAGCTGGATTTTGCAGGGGTACCGCAGCAGGCAATCACCAGACATAAAAGATTGGACAGTGATGCAGAAAAAGTAATTACTGAAAATTTCACCTACGATCATCAGAACAGATTACTCACTCACAAGCATCAGGTAGACAACAATCCGGTAGAATACCTTACTCAAAATGAATACAACGAGCTTTCGCAGCTGAAAAACAAGAAGGTCGGCGGAACGAGTCTGGGAAGCGGACTTCAAAGTGTTGATTATGCGTACAACATCCGCGGATGGATGACCAAAATTAATGATCCTGCGAATTTAAACGATAAACTCTTCGGGTATGAAATGAAATATGTCAATCCTGCATCTACTGGGGGAAGATATAATGGCAACATTACATCAGTAGACTGGAAGAAAAGCATAACACCGGGAGAAGAAAGTACCTTAAGAAGATATGAATATAATTATGATCCTCTAAACCGCCTTACAGAGGCCTCATTCTCTACACCCGACTCTGCGGTACCTACCAATGGTTTTTTCAATGAACAAGTACAGTATGATTTGAATGGAAATCTTACTCATTTATGGAGAACAGCACCCTCATTTTACGGCAATTCGGCAGAGCTGGTCGATAATCTGGATTATTATTACGAAGGAAATATGCTTACCCGTATTAATGATGGTACTGGAAACCCTACCGGTTACGAAGGAGGTAATAATACTAACGGATATGACGCAAACGGGAATCTGACCAGTATGCCGGATAAAAAGATTGATGATATTCGTTATAACTATCTCAATCTTCCTTATCAGCTTAAAATAGATAATTACAATAAAAGTTTAAGTTATTTATACAGAGCAGACGGTACAAAACTGAAAAAAAGCTTTATAACATCAAATAGTAATGGTGCAATGTATTCGTCATCTACCGAATATCTGGATGGGTTTCATTATGCCTCTTCTACAGGAGACGAACTGTGGTGGGCTTGGTATAAAGAAACAGGTGAAGCATATGAACCGGAAGCTTTTATCAATATGATTCATGGTTCATCTTATAATAGTGTTTTAAAATTTTTACCCACCTCAGAAGGGTTTTATGATTTTGAAAATAATGAGTATATTTATCAATACAAAGATCATTTGGGAAATGTGAGGGTAAGTTATAAAAATGGAATAGATAACAAACTTACAGTCACAGACAGTAATGATTATTATCCATTTGGAATGAATTTCATAAGAAACCCCGAAGCAGAAGCTTACTTTGGAACCGGAAGTTACAAGAATTATAAGTACAACGGCAAAGAGTTGCAGGAGACCGGAATGTATGATTATGGAGCGAGATTCTATATGCCGGATATTGGAAGATGGGGTGTGGTAGATCCGTTGGCGGAAACTTCAAGAAGATTTAATCCTTATGCTTATGCGTTTAATAACCCAATTAATTTTATCGATCCGGATGGTAGAGAAGGTTTAGGATGGATAGATCAAAGAATGAAAGATGGTTCTCAAAAAGTGACTTACAACGCCAATGTTAATACGGTTCAGGAAGCGATGGAAGCTGGTTACAAAAATGTTTATGGAGTGGCTGAAACAGGTGAGATAACCAATACTTCTGATGGTTCAGTAGCTTATTCTTTAAACGCAGATGGTACGGTTACTGATGCAGCAGGAGAAACTCATAAAGGTAGTTTAACGACTTCGGGAGGTATTAATATAGAAGCAAAAAAAGCTTTTGATATTACTAATTTTTTATCACATCTAGGAAATACAGGAGGAAACTTTTACGCTAATCTTGGAGGTGCAGCTCCTCTAAACCTTGAAAATCCTTTCTTTAGGGGAGATATAGATAAACTTGTTAGTGTTGATGGTTATTTTGGAGGCATCCATAATGGCTTGAGCAGAGGAGATAAAGGACCTCCATCTTTATTAAATTTCATGGTGGACACAATGTCATTGATTGATTTAGCTGTTTCATCGATGAAAGGAGGGAATAACTCCCAAATTAGTAATGATACTGTTGTTATGGCTACATTTATAAATGGTAATAAATACGACTCGGCAGTAATTAAAGTACCTAAAACAGGTGATATCTATCAGAATTGGCATAATGGTAATAATTATGATGAAACTTCTAATCCAAATGTTAGAGCTAAGGTAGATAGCGTTATAAAATCAGGAAGATAG
- a CDS encoding DUF6443 domain-containing protein translates to MYTKTFLHYPKPTDPDQTIKTSETVQYLDGLGRPKQIVNIKASPLGRDVVSHIVYDQYGRQALDYLPVPQGGTGNGAIVTNPLSNATQTDIYGSEKIYAEKLLESSPLDRVMEQKQVGTAWSSKPVKFEYDANADGEVRKYTATFNYSTFTSEIVLSTVGYGANQLYKNTVIDED, encoded by the coding sequence GTGTACACAAAGACATTTCTACATTATCCCAAGCCGACTGATCCGGATCAGACGATAAAAACTTCAGAGACCGTTCAGTATTTAGACGGCTTGGGCAGGCCCAAGCAGATTGTGAATATCAAGGCTTCCCCATTGGGTCGTGATGTAGTGTCCCATATTGTGTATGACCAGTACGGGAGACAGGCGTTGGATTACCTTCCGGTGCCTCAGGGCGGCACGGGTAACGGGGCTATTGTCACAAACCCTCTGTCAAATGCAACACAGACCGACATCTATGGGTCTGAGAAAATCTATGCAGAAAAGCTCCTTGAGAGCTCACCTTTAGACAGAGTAATGGAGCAGAAGCAGGTGGGTACGGCATGGAGCAGTAAACCTGTCAAGTTTGAATATGACGCGAATGCAGACGGAGAGGTCAGGAAATATACGGCAACATTCAATTATTCAACCTTTACTTCTGAGATTGTTTTATCAACTGTGGGTTATGGAGCGAACCAGCTGTATAAGAATACAGTAATAGATGAAGATTAA
- a CDS encoding T9SS type A sorting domain-containing protein — MKKLYTGAFLICTAAVLCAQEVVWQKDIKSSTQDFLSQVTTTIDQQYLITGSSIQAKKLTSENKQNNGYDFHLVKLNQQGEEVWEKYFSGQNHDFLSATVATQEGGFLLAGTSYSGKSLDKKEDAKGGSDIWLIRINEFGDELWQKTLGSAQDEEAKAVIQTTDFGFFVSGNVQNAAKGYGSKDVLISRLDKNGKELSQIILGGKGLDEVEKMIPTIDGGALLGIYSRSNTGGSKKTENFGEGDYWIIKLNKDGKVEWEKNFGGKGDDHLRTLAMTSTGYIVGGESRSERSGNKTAGIEEGTDIWLISLNEKGDEQWQKSYNFKNRDILMGMNVIQRKDERAKNKDLTQGILLGGYTQAEGRIETDDETFWMLYLNQDGNEQWRKHVKGESRKREERLSDIKLNRDGSIILAGTSAEELGKENWKIVKLGDKQLDQLIEKQDIKIYPNPVSDYCYVEIGFDFKEAEITIYDMGGRQLQSLKTKNKVTKINTQNLIQGAYLVTIKTDTNKTANAKIIKK, encoded by the coding sequence ATGAAAAAACTCTACACGGGTGCATTTTTGATATGCACTGCTGCTGTACTGTGCGCCCAGGAAGTGGTGTGGCAGAAAGACATCAAATCCTCTACACAGGATTTTCTCTCGCAGGTCACCACGACTATTGATCAGCAGTATCTCATCACAGGAAGCTCCATTCAGGCAAAAAAACTGACTTCCGAAAACAAACAAAACAACGGTTACGATTTTCATTTGGTGAAGCTCAACCAGCAGGGTGAAGAAGTCTGGGAAAAATATTTCTCAGGACAGAACCATGACTTTCTTTCAGCTACCGTTGCAACGCAGGAAGGAGGTTTTCTTTTGGCAGGGACATCTTATTCCGGTAAAAGTTTAGACAAAAAAGAGGATGCCAAAGGCGGCTCTGATATCTGGCTGATCAGGATCAATGAATTCGGAGATGAGCTGTGGCAGAAAACACTGGGTTCGGCTCAGGATGAAGAAGCAAAAGCAGTGATTCAGACTACAGATTTTGGCTTTTTTGTTTCCGGAAATGTTCAGAATGCAGCGAAAGGTTACGGATCAAAAGATGTTCTGATCTCAAGGCTGGATAAAAACGGAAAAGAACTGTCACAGATCATTTTAGGCGGAAAAGGTCTGGATGAAGTGGAAAAGATGATTCCAACCATTGACGGTGGCGCTTTACTGGGAATTTATTCTCGAAGCAATACCGGCGGATCAAAGAAAACGGAAAACTTCGGTGAAGGCGATTACTGGATCATCAAGCTCAATAAAGATGGAAAAGTAGAATGGGAGAAGAATTTCGGAGGAAAAGGAGATGACCATTTGAGAACTTTAGCGATGACTTCTACAGGATATATTGTTGGCGGTGAATCAAGATCCGAAAGATCAGGAAACAAAACAGCGGGCATTGAAGAAGGAACCGATATCTGGCTGATTTCATTAAATGAAAAAGGGGATGAACAATGGCAGAAATCCTACAATTTCAAGAACCGGGATATTTTGATGGGAATGAATGTGATTCAAAGGAAAGATGAAAGAGCAAAGAATAAAGATTTAACTCAGGGTATTTTACTTGGTGGTTACACGCAGGCAGAAGGAAGAATAGAAACCGATGACGAAACATTCTGGATGCTGTATCTGAACCAAGACGGTAATGAACAGTGGAGAAAACATGTAAAAGGAGAATCGAGAAAAAGAGAAGAACGGTTATCGGATATCAAACTCAACAGAGACGGCTCGATCATTCTGGCAGGAACAAGTGCAGAAGAACTAGGCAAAGAAAACTGGAAGATCGTAAAATTAGGAGATAAGCAATTGGATCAGCTGATTGAAAAGCAGGATATCAAGATCTACCCGAATCCTGTTTCTGACTATTGTTATGTGGAAATAGGCTTCGATTTTAAGGAAGCGGAGATCACGATTTACGATATGGGCGGAAGACAGCTGCAAAGTTTAAAAACTAAAAATAAAGTGACCAAGATTAATACGCAGAATCTGATTCAGGGGGCGTATCTGGTGACCATAAAAACGGATACGAATAAAACTGCGAATGCTAAAATTATAAAGAAATAA
- the ctlX gene encoding citrulline utilization hydrolase CtlX, with protein MQTTDTVLMIEPIAFGYNAETAENNYFQIEQKGADIQSKALAEFRIFVEKLKSKGINVITVQDTIDPHTPDSIFPNNWVSFHKDGKVVVYPMFASNRRVERREDIIESIQKQGYEVTEIDDWSLPEIQGHFLEGTGSMIFDHDHKIAYGSVSLRLDENLFREFCKKYDFQPIVFHSFQTVGKERLPIYHTNVMMCVADQFVVICLDCIDSELERSKVIETIKNSGKEIIEISEKQMQQFAGNMLQVQNKEGEKFLVMSQTAYQSLNPQQISRIEKYCEIIYSDLHTIEINGGGSARCMLAEVFLPKK; from the coding sequence ATGCAGACAACAGATACAGTGTTAATGATAGAGCCGATCGCATTCGGTTACAATGCAGAAACAGCAGAAAATAATTACTTTCAGATCGAGCAGAAAGGTGCAGATATTCAGTCAAAAGCTTTAGCAGAATTCAGGATTTTTGTTGAAAAACTGAAAAGCAAAGGCATTAATGTCATTACCGTTCAAGACACTATAGATCCGCACACGCCGGATTCTATTTTCCCAAACAACTGGGTAAGTTTTCACAAAGACGGGAAAGTCGTGGTATATCCTATGTTTGCGTCAAACCGAAGAGTAGAGCGAAGAGAAGATATCATTGAAAGCATACAGAAACAGGGTTATGAAGTTACAGAGATCGATGATTGGTCGTTACCGGAAATTCAGGGTCACTTTTTGGAAGGTACGGGAAGTATGATTTTTGATCATGACCATAAAATAGCTTACGGATCGGTTTCTTTAAGATTAGATGAAAATTTATTCAGAGAATTTTGCAAAAAATATGATTTTCAACCCATTGTTTTTCATTCATTTCAGACGGTAGGTAAAGAAAGGCTTCCGATTTATCATACCAATGTGATGATGTGTGTTGCAGATCAGTTTGTTGTGATTTGTTTAGATTGTATTGATAGTGAGCTTGAAAGAAGTAAAGTTATTGAAACCATTAAAAATTCAGGTAAAGAGATCATCGAAATTTCAGAAAAGCAGATGCAGCAGTTTGCAGGAAATATGCTTCAGGTACAAAATAAAGAAGGCGAAAAATTCCTGGTTATGAGCCAGACTGCATATCAGTCTTTAAATCCGCAACAAATTTCAAGGATTGAAAAATACTGTGAGATCATCTATTCAGATCTTCATACGATTGAAATAAACGGTGGAGGAAGTGCCCGTTGCATGCTTGCTGAAGTTTTTTTACCAAAAAAATAA
- a CDS encoding dimethylarginine dimethylaminohydrolase family protein yields the protein MKLNIKNETGRLKSVVLGQPNSMGPDPTLEESYDAKSYHSIQHNIYPKEKDIIDEMEAFEKVLKKYDVEVLRPSIIKDYNQVFARDVSFVIDDKMIISNVIADRADEQDAYRSIFEKVKWRDIINLPDTAHIEGGDVIVWNDFLFIGTCFSQDYRNYKTARTNEYAIEILKEYFPKKRILDFELKKNDKEPYQGILHLDCTFNPIGTDKCIIYRNGFVDESDYQLIIDIFGEENCFYVTDNEMFEMCPNIFSISPEVVVSDKAFTRMNNHLRNEWGMIVEEIPYREISKMGGLLRCSTMPLVRE from the coding sequence ATGAAACTAAATATCAAAAACGAAACCGGCAGACTGAAATCTGTGGTTTTGGGACAGCCCAATTCGATGGGTCCGGATCCTACTTTAGAAGAAAGCTATGATGCAAAATCATATCATTCTATTCAGCACAATATCTATCCGAAAGAAAAAGATATTATTGATGAAATGGAAGCTTTTGAAAAGGTGCTGAAAAAATATGATGTAGAAGTTTTACGTCCTAGTATCATTAAAGATTACAATCAGGTTTTTGCCAGAGATGTTTCGTTTGTCATCGACGATAAGATGATTATTTCCAATGTCATTGCAGATCGTGCAGACGAGCAGGACGCGTACCGTTCGATTTTTGAAAAGGTAAAATGGCGCGATATCATCAACCTACCCGATACAGCCCATATCGAAGGTGGAGATGTTATCGTGTGGAATGATTTTCTTTTTATAGGAACCTGCTTTTCACAGGATTACAGAAATTATAAAACAGCCAGGACCAACGAATATGCTATTGAAATTCTGAAAGAATATTTTCCTAAAAAGAGAATTCTTGATTTTGAACTAAAGAAAAACGACAAAGAACCTTATCAGGGAATTTTGCATTTAGACTGCACTTTCAACCCGATCGGAACAGATAAATGCATCATTTACAGAAATGGTTTTGTGGACGAAAGCGATTATCAGTTGATCATCGATATATTTGGTGAAGAAAACTGCTTTTACGTTACTGATAACGAAATGTTTGAAATGTGCCCGAATATCTTCTCAATTTCCCCGGAAGTTGTTGTTTCGGATAAAGCATTTACAAGAATGAACAATCACCTGAGAAATGAATGGGGAATGATCGTAGAAGAAATTCCTTACAGAGAGATTTCTAAGATGGGAGGGCTTTTAAGATGTTCGACAATGCCACTGGTAAGAGAATAA
- a CDS encoding citrate synthase has product MSDNKVILNYDGNSYEYPIVDSTIGDRGIDISKLRDQTGLITLDLGYKNTGATLSEITYLDGDKGELFYRGYPIEQIAEKSNFTEVMYLLLHGDLPTTDQFNTFNGNIKKYNFVAEEMKKIIDAFPRSAHPMGVLSSLTSALTAFNPKAVNVQSKEEMDLAAELLIAKFAHLAAWTYRKTLGLPLNHGDNSLNYVENFYKMAFRQPNADFEINPVVVGALDKLLILHADHEQNCSTSTVRMVGSAHTGLFASVSAGISALWGPLHGGANQAVIEMLELIEKDGGDVNKWVEKAKDKNDSFRLMGFGHRVYKNFDPRAKIIKKAADDLLLALGIEDKALDIAMQLEKVALEDDYFIERKLYPNVDFYSGIIYRALGIPTEMFTVMFALGRLPGWIAQWKEMRLKGDPIGRPRQVYQGAQQRDYIDIANR; this is encoded by the coding sequence ATGTCAGACAACAAAGTTATATTGAATTATGACGGTAATTCGTATGAATATCCTATCGTAGATAGTACAATCGGAGACAGAGGAATAGATATTTCAAAATTAAGAGACCAGACCGGACTCATTACCTTAGATTTAGGGTATAAAAATACAGGTGCTACACTTAGTGAAATCACTTATTTAGACGGAGATAAAGGAGAATTGTTCTACAGAGGTTATCCAATCGAGCAAATTGCTGAAAAGTCTAATTTCACAGAAGTAATGTACCTTTTGTTACACGGTGATTTACCTACAACAGATCAGTTTAATACCTTCAACGGTAATATCAAAAAATATAACTTCGTAGCAGAGGAGATGAAAAAAATCATCGATGCTTTCCCTCGTTCTGCACATCCAATGGGAGTTTTATCTTCTCTTACTTCTGCTTTGACTGCTTTTAACCCTAAAGCTGTTAATGTACAGTCAAAAGAAGAGATGGATCTTGCTGCAGAATTGTTGATTGCTAAATTTGCTCACCTTGCAGCTTGGACTTATAGAAAAACTCTTGGTTTACCATTAAACCATGGAGATAACAGCTTAAACTATGTAGAGAATTTCTACAAAATGGCTTTCAGACAACCAAATGCTGATTTCGAAATCAATCCAGTGGTAGTGGGTGCATTAGATAAGCTATTAATTCTTCACGCTGACCATGAGCAAAACTGTTCTACATCTACAGTAAGAATGGTAGGTTCTGCTCATACGGGCCTTTTTGCTTCAGTTTCTGCAGGAATTTCTGCACTTTGGGGTCCGCTTCACGGTGGAGCAAACCAAGCGGTTATCGAAATGCTTGAATTGATTGAAAAAGATGGTGGAGACGTTAACAAATGGGTGGAAAAAGCGAAAGATAAAAATGACAGCTTCCGTTTGATGGGCTTCGGACACAGAGTTTACAAAAACTTCGACCCGAGAGCAAAAATTATCAAAAAAGCGGCAGACGATTTATTACTTGCACTAGGTATCGAAGACAAAGCGCTTGATATTGCAATGCAGTTAGAGAAGGTAGCGCTTGAAGATGATTACTTCATCGAAAGAAAATTATATCCAAACGTAGATTTCTATTCAGGAATTATCTACAGAGCATTAGGAATTCCTACAGAAATGTTTACTGTAATGTTCGCATTAGGAAGACTTCCGGGATGGATCGCTCAGTGGAAAGAAATGAGATTAAAAGGAGACCCGATCGGAAGACCAAGACAGGTTTACCAAGGTGCTCAGCAAAGAGATTATATTGATATTGCAAACAGATAA
- the eno gene encoding phosphopyruvate hydratase: MSYISYIEARQILDSRGNPTVEVDVFTENGTMGRAAVPSGASTGEHEAVELRDGGSEWMGKGVSKAVENVREVIAPELVGLPVYDQNLLDQIMIELDGTKNKGNLGANAILGVSLAAAKAAAAELKMPLYKYIGGVNANTLPVPMMNVINGGSHSDAPIAFQEFMVMPVKADSFSHALRKGTEIFHNLKAILHSRGLSTAVGDEGGFAPTFAGTEDALDTLLQAIEKAGYKPGDDVMIALDCAASEFYKDGVYDYRKFQTPDAAHFSSSEQVSYLAELANKYPIISIEDGMHENDWEGWKMLTDKIGDRVQLVGDDLFVTNVERLKRGVDEGIANSILVKVNQIGSLSETMAAVQMAQHNKFTSVMSHRSGETEDSTIADLAVAMNCGQIKTGSASRSDRMAKYNQLLRIEEALGDTAYFPGLDAFKIKR, from the coding sequence ATGAGTTACATTTCTTACATAGAAGCGAGACAAATTTTGGATTCAAGAGGGAATCCTACAGTTGAAGTGGATGTATTTACAGAAAACGGTACGATGGGTCGTGCTGCAGTACCCTCGGGAGCATCTACCGGAGAGCATGAAGCAGTAGAATTGCGTGATGGCGGTTCTGAGTGGATGGGGAAAGGGGTCTCTAAAGCTGTAGAAAATGTAAGAGAAGTAATTGCTCCCGAATTGGTGGGGCTTCCGGTGTATGATCAGAATCTTTTGGATCAGATCATGATCGAATTAGACGGAACGAAAAACAAAGGAAATCTTGGTGCTAATGCCATTCTTGGTGTTTCTTTAGCTGCTGCAAAAGCTGCTGCTGCTGAACTGAAAATGCCTTTATACAAATATATTGGTGGTGTTAACGCCAATACACTTCCGGTACCGATGATGAATGTGATCAATGGGGGCTCTCACTCAGATGCTCCGATTGCTTTTCAGGAATTTATGGTAATGCCGGTAAAAGCAGATTCTTTCTCTCATGCTTTGAGAAAAGGAACTGAAATCTTTCACAATTTAAAAGCGATTCTTCACTCAAGAGGTTTGTCAACAGCAGTAGGTGATGAAGGTGGTTTTGCACCCACTTTTGCAGGAACTGAAGACGCTTTGGATACTTTGCTTCAGGCTATCGAAAAAGCAGGTTACAAACCTGGTGATGATGTGATGATTGCATTAGACTGCGCCGCTTCAGAATTCTACAAAGACGGAGTGTACGATTACAGAAAATTCCAAACTCCGGATGCAGCACATTTTTCAAGCAGCGAGCAGGTTTCCTACTTAGCTGAATTGGCAAATAAATACCCAATCATCTCCATTGAAGACGGGATGCACGAAAATGACTGGGAAGGTTGGAAAATGTTAACCGATAAAATTGGTGACAGAGTACAGTTGGTAGGTGACGATTTATTCGTAACCAATGTTGAGAGACTTAAAAGAGGAGTTGACGAAGGAATTGCAAATTCAATTTTGGTTAAAGTAAATCAAATTGGTTCTCTTTCTGAAACGATGGCAGCGGTACAAATGGCTCAGCACAACAAGTTTACATCGGTAATGTCTCACAGATCAGGTGAAACTGAAGATTCTACAATTGCTGATTTAGCAGTTGCAATGAACTGTGGTCAGATCAAAACGGGTTCTGCTTCAAGATCAGACAGAATGGCGAAGTACAATCAGCTGTTGAGAATAGAAGAAGCTTTGGGTGATACTGCTTACTTCCCGGGATTAGATGCTTTCAAAATAAAAAGATAA
- the rplQ gene encoding 50S ribosomal protein L17, with product MRHGKKFNHLGRTASHRSALLSNMACSLIEHKRINTTVAKAKALRVYVEPLLTKAKEDTTHNRRIVFSYLQSKEAVAELFRTVAPKIAERNGGYTRIIKTGFRPGDAADTALIELVDFNELYNPNAEEKKTTRRSRRSASTAKVAVEATPAVEEIADSTTAKSQKVEEPKAETTDSTEEKAGE from the coding sequence ATGAGACACGGTAAAAAATTCAATCACTTAGGAAGAACAGCTTCTCACAGAAGCGCGTTACTTTCTAATATGGCTTGTTCTCTGATTGAGCATAAAAGAATCAACACTACTGTAGCTAAAGCGAAAGCTTTAAGAGTATACGTTGAGCCTCTATTAACAAAAGCAAAAGAAGATACTACACACAATAGAAGAATTGTTTTTTCATATCTTCAAAGTAAAGAAGCGGTTGCTGAATTATTCAGAACTGTAGCTCCGAAAATCGCCGAAAGAAACGGTGGTTATACGAGAATCATCAAGACTGGTTTCAGACCTGGTGATGCTGCAGATACTGCTTTGATCGAGTTAGTTGATTTCAATGAGCTTTATAATCCTAATGCTGAGGAGAAGAAGACGACAAGAAGAAGTAGAAGATCTGCTTCTACTGCAAAAGTAGCTGTTGAAGCAACTCCAGCAGTTGAAGAAATCGCAGATTCGACGACTGCAAAGAGTCAAAAAGTTGAAGAGCCTAAGGCAGAAACAACTGATTCTACAGAAGAAAAAGCTGGTGAATAA